One Sagittula stellata E-37 genomic window carries:
- a CDS encoding tetratricopeptide repeat protein, with the protein MSDTDSFIDEVTEEVKRDRLFAMMKRYGWIAVLIVLLLVGGTAWREYQISSRETAAQAFGDSVLDAMDVNDAAAKAAALEDLSSDTPSARAVLEMLTADAEQSSGETPAAVARLQGVAADTAVPNIYRQIASYKAMMLGFDVLPVEERRAGLEALAVPGQPLRLLAEEQLALVEIEVGEREAALTRLQAMLDDSEITAGLRRRASQLIVALGGEMPES; encoded by the coding sequence GTGAGCGACACCGACAGTTTCATCGACGAGGTGACCGAAGAGGTCAAACGCGACCGGCTGTTCGCGATGATGAAGCGCTATGGCTGGATTGCCGTGCTCATCGTGCTGCTGCTGGTCGGCGGCACCGCGTGGCGCGAATACCAGATTTCGAGCCGGGAAACGGCGGCGCAGGCGTTCGGCGACAGCGTGCTCGACGCCATGGATGTCAACGACGCAGCCGCGAAGGCGGCGGCGCTGGAAGATCTGTCGTCGGACACACCGTCGGCTCGTGCGGTTCTGGAGATGCTGACCGCCGATGCGGAGCAGTCCAGCGGCGAGACGCCGGCGGCGGTCGCACGGCTGCAAGGCGTGGCTGCGGACACCGCGGTGCCGAACATCTACCGGCAGATCGCCAGCTACAAGGCGATGATGCTGGGCTTCGACGTGCTGCCGGTGGAGGAGCGTCGCGCAGGTCTGGAGGCGCTGGCGGTGCCCGGACAGCCGCTGCGGCTGCTCGCGGAGGAGCAACTGGCGCTGGTCGAGATCGAGGTAGGTGAGCGGGAAGCCGCCCTCACGCGGCTTCAGGCGATGCTGGACGATTCCGAGATCACCGCGGGCTTGCGTCGCAGGGCAAGTCAGTTGATTGTGGCTCTGGGCGGCGAGATGCCGGAGAGCTGA
- the der gene encoding ribosome biogenesis GTPase Der has product MSFSLAIVGRPNVGKSTLFNRLVGKRLALVDDQPGVTRDLREGEAKLGDLRFTVIDTAGLENANDDSLPARMRRLTERAVDMADVCLFLIDARAGLLPDDHVFAEILRKRAKHVIIAANKAEGSAADAGVFEAFELGLGEPLRLSAEHGEGMPDLYSVLLPLAEGFDAARAGDTPETDVAVSDEDEDDDSVPMPTLARPLQIAVVGRPNAGKSTLINHIIGEDRLLTGPEAGITRDAISLTHEWGGVPMRIFDTAGMRRRSKVQEKLEKLSVSDGIRAVKFAEVVVVLLDAAIPFETQDLKIADLAEREGRAVVVAVNKWDIEGEKQEKLKWLREQFEHVLPQLRGAPLVTVSARTGKGLDKLQEAVMKAYTVWNRRVSTGQLNRWLEAMIARHPPPAPQGRRIKLRYMTQAKTRPPGFVVMCSHPDKLPESYSRYLVNGLREDFDMPGTPIRLHMRGQGDKNPYKGRRTKNAGALKKHLGSLQKKKD; this is encoded by the coding sequence ATGTCCTTCTCTCTCGCCATCGTCGGGCGCCCCAATGTGGGCAAGTCGACACTGTTCAACCGTCTCGTCGGCAAAAGGCTGGCGCTGGTCGACGACCAGCCCGGCGTGACCCGCGACCTGCGGGAGGGCGAGGCGAAGCTGGGCGACCTGCGGTTCACCGTGATCGACACGGCGGGACTTGAGAACGCCAACGACGATTCTCTTCCCGCGCGGATGCGGCGCCTGACGGAGAGGGCGGTGGACATGGCGGACGTCTGCCTGTTCCTCATCGACGCACGAGCGGGGCTGCTGCCCGACGACCATGTCTTTGCCGAGATCCTGCGCAAGCGCGCCAAACACGTGATCATTGCCGCCAACAAGGCCGAAGGCTCTGCGGCCGACGCCGGTGTCTTCGAGGCTTTCGAACTGGGTCTGGGCGAACCGTTGCGCCTGTCGGCCGAGCATGGCGAGGGGATGCCGGATCTCTACTCGGTCCTCCTTCCGCTGGCGGAGGGGTTCGACGCGGCGCGCGCGGGCGACACGCCAGAGACGGATGTCGCCGTCTCCGACGAGGATGAGGACGACGACAGCGTGCCGATGCCGACGCTGGCGCGGCCGCTGCAGATCGCAGTGGTGGGCCGCCCGAACGCGGGCAAGTCGACGCTTATCAACCATATCATCGGCGAGGACCGTCTGCTGACCGGGCCTGAGGCGGGGATCACGCGCGACGCGATCTCTCTGACCCACGAATGGGGCGGTGTGCCGATGCGGATCTTCGACACCGCGGGCATGCGCCGCCGGTCGAAAGTTCAGGAAAAGCTGGAGAAGCTGTCGGTCTCGGACGGCATCCGGGCGGTCAAATTCGCCGAGGTGGTCGTGGTGCTGCTGGACGCGGCCATTCCTTTCGAGACACAGGACCTCAAGATCGCCGACCTGGCCGAACGCGAAGGGCGCGCCGTGGTGGTGGCGGTCAACAAGTGGGACATCGAGGGCGAGAAGCAGGAAAAGCTGAAGTGGCTGCGCGAGCAGTTCGAGCATGTCCTGCCGCAGCTGCGCGGTGCGCCGTTGGTGACGGTTTCGGCCCGGACCGGCAAGGGGCTGGACAAGCTGCAGGAGGCGGTGATGAAGGCCTACACGGTCTGGAACCGCCGCGTGTCCACAGGGCAGCTCAACCGCTGGTTGGAGGCCATGATCGCGCGCCATCCGCCCCCGGCACCGCAGGGCCGCCGGATCAAGCTGCGCTACATGACGCAGGCGAAGACGCGGCCGCCGGGTTTCGTGGTGATGTGCTCGCATCCTGACAAGCTGCCGGAAAGCTATTCGCGCTATCTGGTCAACGGGCTGCGGGAGGACTTCGACATGCCCGGCACGCCCATCCGCCTGCATATGCGGGGGCAGGGCGACAAGAACCCCTACAAGGGGCGCCGGACGAAGAACGCAGGCGCGCTCAAGAAGCACCTGGGGTCGCTCCAGAAGAAAAAGGACTGA
- a CDS encoding PQQ-like beta-propeller repeat protein: MRRKAILLTTLGVLALAGCEEKDPVLTGERLNVRDVLETRAPAEGEAQTVSRAFSAPQMVNNANWTQSAVSPSVRTTNAALSSAPQPLFSAPIGAGDSRRLRLDAEPVVADGRIFTMDARSVVKATGLNGEALWSTDLTPPREKTSLGEGGGLAVGGGRLYVTSAYGELVALDPATGAKLWTQEFGNTSTGAPSYADGLVYAVSGDTTGWAVEAADGKVRWQLDGQGDVGNVAGGPAPAIGDQHVIFSYGSGTVQGAFRQGGLRLWSSELLGRRPGVTLAGFDDVTGDPVISGDTVFAGNHSGRVAAMSVYTGERIWEAPYGAEGPMWPAGDSVFFVSDLNQLVRLDAATGQEIWTADLPGYVQRRKPNKRRDSAYANMGPIMAGGRLIVAGSDGQLRAFNPADGTLVQTIDVPGGATTRPVVAGGTLYVVSKKGVLHAYR; the protein is encoded by the coding sequence ATGCGGCGCAAGGCTATTCTTCTGACCACGCTGGGTGTGCTGGCTTTGGCTGGCTGCGAGGAGAAGGATCCGGTGCTGACCGGTGAACGCCTCAACGTCCGCGACGTTCTGGAAACGCGCGCTCCGGCGGAGGGCGAAGCCCAGACGGTGAGCCGCGCGTTCTCGGCCCCGCAGATGGTCAACAACGCCAACTGGACGCAAAGCGCGGTCTCACCCTCGGTGCGCACCACGAACGCCGCGCTGTCGAGCGCGCCGCAGCCGTTGTTCTCGGCGCCGATCGGAGCCGGTGACAGCCGCCGCCTGCGGCTGGACGCGGAGCCGGTGGTGGCCGATGGACGTATCTTCACGATGGATGCGCGCAGCGTGGTCAAGGCCACCGGCCTGAACGGCGAGGCGCTGTGGTCCACCGACCTGACCCCTCCGCGCGAGAAGACCTCGCTTGGCGAGGGCGGCGGTCTGGCCGTGGGCGGTGGCCGCCTGTACGTGACGTCTGCCTACGGTGAGCTGGTTGCGCTGGACCCGGCGACGGGCGCGAAGCTCTGGACGCAGGAGTTCGGCAACACCTCGACGGGCGCCCCGAGCTACGCCGACGGGCTGGTCTACGCGGTTTCCGGCGACACCACCGGCTGGGCGGTGGAGGCGGCGGACGGCAAAGTCCGCTGGCAGCTAGACGGGCAGGGCGACGTGGGCAACGTTGCGGGCGGTCCGGCCCCCGCCATCGGCGACCAGCATGTGATCTTCTCTTACGGATCGGGCACGGTGCAGGGCGCGTTCCGGCAAGGGGGCCTGCGGCTCTGGAGTTCCGAGCTGCTGGGGCGGCGACCGGGCGTGACTCTTGCGGGCTTCGATGACGTGACCGGCGATCCGGTGATCTCGGGCGACACGGTCTTTGCGGGCAACCATTCGGGCCGCGTGGCGGCGATGTCGGTCTACACCGGCGAGCGGATCTGGGAAGCGCCCTATGGCGCGGAGGGTCCGATGTGGCCAGCCGGGGATTCGGTGTTCTTCGTGTCGGACCTGAACCAGCTTGTCCGTCTGGACGCGGCGACGGGGCAGGAAATCTGGACGGCGGATCTGCCGGGCTACGTGCAGCGCCGCAAGCCGAACAAGCGGCGCGACAGCGCCTATGCGAACATGGGGCCGATCATGGCGGGCGGACGGCTGATCGTGGCCGGGTCGGACGGGCAGTTGCGGGCGTTCAACCCTGCGGATGGCACGCTGGTCCAGACCATCGACGTGCCGGGCGGTGCGACGACGCGGCCCGTGGTGGCCGGCGGCACACTCTATGTCGTCTCGAAGAAGGGCGTGCTGCACGCCTACCGCTGA
- a CDS encoding efflux RND transporter periplasmic adaptor subunit, translating to MRIVSIITAILVAAILYGVVLQRDALLEWTARLSPSAEERAEAASEPAPAPEAPAVESAAETQDTPENAVRVMANRSVAQEVDSTVQLRGETQALREVEVRAETAGKVISAPLRKGALVEAGQLLCELDPGTREVTLLEARARLAEAKAMVPEARARLAEAQAQLPAARARITEAEAAVPAAEAALLEARAGIPASQASLKEAEARVPEVEARLEEAKARVPEAESRLAEAEAAVPAAEARLKEAEAAVPAAEAALEEAESRVPEAEARVRQAEAQVREAEINLTAASSLAKDGFAAQTRLASAEAAFETAKASVQTAQAGLKAAASGIQAARSGLEGARAGVETARSNIEAARASVQAARSGIRNAEAGVIAARTQIENAKAGVQTAQSQVEGARARVSTALSNVEGAKAAVISANSQLEGAQAGVQSAKTGEESALSAIQSAEAAVAAAQKDIDRLSITAPFAGLLETDTAELGALMQPASACATVIQLDPVKIVAYVPETSVSRIDLGAQAGARLADGREIAGDVSFVSRSADPATRTFRVELEVPNPELTIRDGQTADILIEAEGAKGHLVAQSTLTLNDEGALGVRIVTEDETAKFVPVTILRDTREGVWVTGLPDTVDVIVLGQEYVTDGVPVVPSFEEVIQ from the coding sequence ATGCGAATTGTGTCAATCATCACGGCGATCCTAGTCGCGGCAATCCTGTACGGGGTCGTGCTTCAGCGCGATGCGCTGCTGGAATGGACCGCGCGGCTGTCGCCCTCTGCAGAGGAACGGGCCGAAGCCGCATCCGAACCGGCCCCCGCCCCCGAAGCGCCCGCCGTCGAAAGCGCTGCCGAAACGCAGGACACGCCGGAAAACGCCGTCCGCGTGATGGCCAACCGCTCCGTCGCGCAGGAAGTCGACAGCACCGTGCAGCTGCGGGGCGAGACGCAGGCGCTGCGCGAGGTCGAAGTGCGCGCCGAAACCGCGGGCAAGGTAATCTCTGCCCCGTTGCGCAAAGGCGCCCTCGTCGAAGCGGGGCAGCTTCTCTGCGAACTCGATCCCGGCACCCGCGAGGTCACGCTTTTGGAGGCCCGCGCCCGGCTGGCCGAAGCGAAGGCCATGGTGCCCGAGGCCCGCGCACGTCTGGCGGAGGCCCAGGCCCAGCTTCCCGCCGCCCGCGCCCGCATCACGGAGGCGGAGGCCGCCGTGCCCGCCGCAGAGGCCGCACTGCTCGAAGCGCGCGCCGGCATCCCCGCCTCCCAAGCCTCGCTGAAGGAGGCGGAGGCCCGCGTGCCGGAGGTCGAGGCCCGTCTCGAAGAGGCCAAGGCGCGCGTGCCCGAAGCCGAATCCCGGCTGGCGGAAGCCGAAGCTGCCGTGCCCGCCGCCGAGGCCCGCCTGAAGGAGGCCGAAGCCGCCGTCCCCGCCGCGGAAGCCGCACTGGAAGAGGCCGAATCCCGTGTCCCCGAAGCCGAGGCCCGCGTCCGGCAGGCGGAGGCGCAGGTCCGCGAGGCGGAGATCAACCTGACTGCTGCCAGCTCGCTCGCCAAGGACGGGTTCGCCGCCCAGACACGCCTCGCCTCCGCCGAAGCCGCCTTCGAGACCGCCAAGGCCTCTGTCCAGACCGCGCAGGCCGGGCTGAAGGCCGCCGCCTCCGGCATCCAGGCTGCCCGCTCCGGCCTCGAAGGCGCCCGCGCCGGGGTAGAGACCGCGCGCAGCAACATCGAGGCCGCCCGCGCCTCCGTGCAGGCCGCCCGCTCCGGCATCCGCAACGCCGAGGCCGGGGTGATCGCTGCCCGGACCCAGATCGAGAACGCAAAGGCCGGTGTCCAGACCGCACAGAGCCAGGTCGAGGGCGCCCGCGCCCGTGTCTCCACCGCGCTATCGAACGTCGAGGGCGCGAAGGCCGCCGTGATCTCCGCCAACTCCCAGCTCGAAGGCGCGCAGGCCGGCGTGCAATCCGCCAAGACCGGCGAGGAAAGCGCGCTGTCCGCCATCCAGTCCGCCGAAGCGGCCGTTGCCGCCGCGCAGAAAGACATCGACCGGCTGTCGATCACCGCCCCCTTCGCGGGCCTGCTGGAAACCGACACCGCCGAACTGGGCGCGCTGATGCAGCCCGCATCGGCCTGCGCGACGGTGATCCAGCTCGACCCGGTCAAGATCGTGGCCTACGTGCCCGAAACATCCGTCTCGCGCATCGACCTCGGCGCGCAGGCCGGAGCACGCCTGGCCGACGGACGCGAGATCGCGGGCGACGTTTCCTTCGTCTCCCGCTCTGCCGATCCGGCCACCCGCACCTTCCGCGTCGAACTCGAGGTCCCCAACCCCGAGCTGACCATCCGCGACGGCCAGACGGCCGACATCCTGATCGAGGCCGAGGGCGCGAAAGGCCACCTTGTCGCGCAGTCGACCCTGACCCTCAACGACGAGGGCGCGCTCGGCGTCCGCATCGTGACCGAGGATGAAACGGCGAAATTCGTCCCCGTGACAATCCTGCGTGACACCCGCGAAGGGGTCTGGGTCACCGGCCTGCCCGACACCGTGGACGTGATCGTCCTCGGACAGGAATACGTCACCGACGGCGTCCCCGTGGTGCCCAGCTTCGAGGAAGTGATCCAATGA
- a CDS encoding tryptophan-rich sensory protein yields MQRLWAWACLLATLAFIASYFVVPDFNGFTADQFPKIIEEPPVQPSGYAFSIWGLIYVWLLVAAIFGAIRRSDDEDWGPMRPWLSLSLALGSTWLPVASVSPLASTVLIFLMLAAALRALFRVGDTDRWLQQAPVAIYSGWLTAAAFVALGVVLGGYDVFSPTISALISLTLALAVSLIVQFRLHRAPEYGITVIWALIGVIFQNSQPFNAAVAGLALLGIVAILSLRATDTE; encoded by the coding sequence ATGCAACGTCTCTGGGCTTGGGCCTGTCTGCTTGCGACGCTGGCGTTCATCGCCTCCTACTTCGTCGTGCCCGACTTCAACGGTTTCACCGCCGACCAGTTTCCGAAGATCATCGAGGAGCCGCCGGTCCAGCCGTCCGGTTACGCCTTCTCGATCTGGGGGCTGATCTACGTCTGGTTGCTGGTCGCTGCGATCTTCGGCGCGATCCGCCGCTCCGACGACGAGGACTGGGGGCCGATGCGCCCCTGGCTGTCGCTCAGCCTCGCGCTCGGGTCGACGTGGCTGCCCGTGGCCAGCGTCTCGCCGCTGGCATCGACCGTTCTCATCTTCCTGATGCTGGCGGCGGCCCTGCGCGCCCTCTTCCGCGTCGGGGACACGGACCGCTGGCTGCAACAGGCGCCGGTGGCGATCTATTCCGGCTGGCTGACCGCCGCCGCCTTCGTGGCACTCGGCGTGGTCCTGGGCGGTTACGACGTGTTTTCGCCGACGATCTCCGCCCTCATCTCGCTCACGCTGGCGCTGGCGGTGTCCCTCATTGTCCAGTTCCGCCTGCACCGGGCGCCGGAATACGGCATAACGGTGATCTGGGCGCTGATCGGTGTCATCTTCCAGAACTCCCAGCCGTTCAACGCGGCTGTCGCGGGTCTGGCCCTTCTGGGCATCGTCGCGATCTTGTCTCTGCGCGCCACCGATACGGAATGA
- the lfb1 gene encoding LIC10280 family protein codes for MRHFSTFAALAFAASPLLAQSGDIAGTYRVEGLNPDGSAYAGALVLTPEGSGYAAAWTTKDASYKGTGTLEGRVLTISYGDPFPAVYVVMEDGELHGTWNDGTALERAEPTD; via the coding sequence ATGCGCCACTTTTCCACCTTTGCCGCCCTTGCCTTCGCGGCGTCGCCCCTCCTTGCCCAGTCCGGCGACATCGCCGGTACATACCGGGTGGAGGGCCTGAACCCCGACGGATCCGCCTATGCCGGCGCGTTGGTCCTGACACCCGAAGGCAGCGGCTATGCGGCCGCGTGGACCACGAAAGATGCCAGCTACAAGGGCACCGGCACGCTTGAGGGCCGCGTCCTCACCATCTCGTATGGCGACCCATTTCCGGCGGTCTACGTGGTCATGGAGGACGGCGAACTGCACGGCACCTGGAACGACGGCACGGCGCTGGAGCGGGCCGAACCCACCGACTGA
- a CDS encoding efflux RND transporter permease subunit yields the protein MTGIIDWAAARARMVIAFIVLSLAVGGYAYVNLPKEGEPDIEIPALFVSVPFPGISASDSEKLLVKPMETELSDLDGLKTMTGTASEGYAGVALEFEFGWDKTKTLADVRDAMNNAEGQFPDGAEDYSINEINFSEFPILIVNLTGPVPERTLTKVAKDLQDRVEGLDSVLEAGIAGKRDEMVEVVIDPLQLESYNITAGELIATVQNNNQLIAAGEVETDQGTFAVKIPASFEESQDIFNLPVKTNGQRTVTLGELTDIRLTFEDRIGTARFNGETTVALQVVKRKGFNIIDTANEVRAVIDEAQKAWPPELQAILDIGASNDQSRQVASMVSQLEGSVLTAIALVMIVVLASLGLRPALLVGFAIPTSFLLCFLLLALMGVSISNIVMFGLILAVGMLVDGAIVVVEYADKRIEEGSGPMHAYVEAAHRMFWPVVSSTATTLCAFLPMLFWPGVAGEFMGMLPVTLIFVLSASLVVALVYLPVMGGVSGRWSRQVGRMGTALRGAAPWWLRAALVPLALFGLFVGAMLVLNPDYLGPTDATGFAARLPGVVIFMIFSVISSVVMDAAAPHRKPKRVDGRYRRTPFGHFINFISGNPIMPIVTVGAVVGFVMFTFSYFGTHNNGVEFFVESEPEQAIVYVRARGNLSLAEKDAIVKRAEDIVLSHPGIKSAFAFAGDGGLNNNTGGAEAPKDTIGQVQLETIPWEDRPAYAAAHPEDITLDQLDGDVIIEELTAKLEQIPGTEIEILAQARGPASGKPLHLRLKGDNWDDLLAAVATARARFEDTPGLTLIEDTRPLPGIDWQIDVDVEKAGLYGADVATVGAMVQLVTRGILLDTMRVDSSDEEIDIRVRLPEEYRVLSTLDTLKVRTADGLVPLSNFITRTPVEKLAEINRIDQKRYFDLKADVTPGLVNFTDADGARLAVGSTEKAGDQVPFDLGDKTYGVSPADLETLESAGKVTALPITANERIALMTEWLDTRPFGPGIDWEWTGDQEDQAESQAFLQSAFAGALGLMFIILLAQFNSFYNSVLVLLAVIMSVAGVLWGMIVMGQYFSIIMTGTGIVALAGIVVNNNIVLIDTYQEYARYMPRLEAITRTAEDRIRPVLLTTITTMAGLAPMMFGLSLDFFAGGYSIDSPTALWWKNLATAVVFGLGIATVLTLVFTPSMLAIRIWFTTYVKWFARLLARLSFGRGSRIARDWALAREAKRIKAPEILWEEIDRPAPSRDPATDDPQLDLPLRAAE from the coding sequence ATGACCGGAATCATCGACTGGGCCGCCGCGCGCGCCCGGATGGTCATCGCCTTCATCGTCCTGTCGCTGGCCGTGGGCGGATACGCCTACGTCAACCTGCCGAAGGAAGGTGAACCGGATATCGAGATCCCGGCGCTTTTCGTCTCCGTCCCCTTCCCCGGCATCTCCGCCTCCGACAGCGAAAAGCTGCTGGTCAAGCCGATGGAGACGGAGCTGTCCGACCTCGACGGGCTGAAGACCATGACCGGCACCGCCTCCGAAGGCTATGCCGGTGTGGCGCTGGAATTCGAATTCGGCTGGGACAAGACCAAGACCCTGGCCGATGTCCGGGACGCCATGAACAACGCCGAAGGCCAGTTCCCCGACGGGGCCGAGGACTACTCGATCAACGAGATCAACTTTTCCGAATTCCCGATCCTCATCGTCAACCTGACCGGCCCGGTGCCGGAACGCACGCTGACTAAGGTCGCCAAGGACCTGCAGGACCGCGTCGAGGGGCTGGACTCCGTGCTTGAGGCCGGCATCGCCGGCAAACGCGACGAGATGGTCGAGGTGGTGATCGACCCGCTCCAGCTCGAAAGTTACAACATCACGGCCGGTGAACTGATCGCGACGGTCCAGAACAACAACCAGCTGATCGCCGCGGGCGAGGTGGAAACCGACCAGGGCACCTTTGCCGTCAAGATCCCCGCCTCCTTCGAGGAAAGCCAGGACATCTTCAATCTGCCGGTCAAGACCAACGGCCAGCGCACCGTGACGCTGGGCGAGCTGACCGATATCCGCCTGACCTTCGAAGACAGGATCGGCACCGCCCGTTTCAACGGCGAGACGACGGTCGCTCTGCAGGTGGTCAAGCGCAAGGGCTTCAACATCATCGACACCGCCAACGAAGTGCGCGCGGTGATCGACGAGGCGCAGAAGGCATGGCCGCCGGAGCTTCAGGCGATCCTCGACATCGGCGCATCGAACGACCAGTCCCGGCAGGTGGCCTCCATGGTCAGCCAGCTTGAAGGGTCCGTCCTGACCGCCATCGCGCTGGTGATGATCGTGGTGCTGGCCTCGCTGGGCCTGCGCCCCGCGCTGCTGGTGGGTTTCGCGATCCCGACCTCCTTCCTCTTGTGCTTCCTACTGCTGGCCCTGATGGGCGTGTCGATCTCCAACATCGTGATGTTCGGCCTGATCCTCGCCGTGGGGATGCTGGTGGACGGGGCCATCGTGGTCGTCGAATACGCCGACAAGCGGATCGAGGAAGGCTCAGGCCCGATGCACGCCTACGTGGAGGCCGCACACCGCATGTTCTGGCCGGTCGTCTCGTCGACCGCGACAACGCTCTGCGCCTTCCTGCCGATGCTGTTCTGGCCCGGCGTCGCGGGCGAGTTCATGGGGATGCTGCCCGTGACGCTGATCTTCGTGCTGTCGGCCTCGCTGGTGGTCGCGCTGGTCTACCTGCCTGTGATGGGCGGCGTTTCGGGCCGCTGGTCGCGCCAGGTTGGCCGCATGGGCACGGCGTTGCGCGGTGCAGCACCCTGGTGGCTGCGCGCGGCGCTGGTGCCGCTGGCGCTCTTCGGGTTGTTCGTCGGCGCGATGCTGGTGCTGAACCCCGACTACCTCGGCCCGACAGACGCGACGGGCTTTGCCGCCCGCCTGCCCGGTGTCGTGATCTTCATGATCTTCTCGGTCATCTCCTCCGTTGTGATGGACGCCGCCGCGCCACACCGCAAACCGAAGCGCGTGGATGGCCGCTACCGCCGGACGCCCTTCGGCCACTTCATCAACTTCATCTCCGGCAATCCGATCATGCCCATCGTCACCGTCGGCGCGGTCGTGGGCTTCGTGATGTTCACCTTCAGCTACTTCGGCACCCACAACAACGGGGTCGAATTCTTCGTCGAGAGCGAGCCCGAGCAGGCCATCGTCTATGTCCGCGCGCGCGGCAACCTCAGCCTCGCCGAGAAGGACGCCATCGTGAAGCGGGCCGAGGACATCGTGCTGAGCCATCCCGGCATCAAGAGCGCCTTCGCCTTCGCCGGGGACGGCGGACTGAACAACAACACCGGCGGCGCCGAGGCCCCCAAGGACACCATCGGGCAGGTCCAGCTTGAAACCATCCCGTGGGAGGACCGCCCCGCCTATGCCGCCGCCCATCCCGAGGACATCACGCTCGATCAACTCGACGGCGACGTCATCATCGAAGAGTTGACCGCCAAGCTGGAACAGATCCCCGGCACGGAGATCGAGATCCTGGCCCAGGCCCGCGGTCCCGCCTCCGGCAAGCCGCTGCACCTGCGGCTCAAGGGCGACAACTGGGACGACCTGCTGGCGGCCGTCGCCACCGCCCGCGCCCGGTTCGAGGACACGCCCGGCCTGACCCTGATCGAGGACACGCGCCCCCTGCCCGGCATCGACTGGCAGATCGACGTCGACGTCGAGAAGGCCGGCCTTTACGGCGCAGACGTCGCCACCGTGGGCGCGATGGTCCAGCTCGTCACGCGCGGTATCCTGCTGGACACCATGCGGGTCGACAGCTCCGACGAAGAGATCGACATCCGCGTGCGCCTGCCCGAGGAATACCGCGTCCTGTCGACCCTCGACACGCTGAAGGTGCGCACCGCCGACGGCCTTGTGCCCCTGTCGAACTTCATCACCCGCACGCCCGTCGAGAAACTGGCCGAGATCAACCGCATCGACCAGAAGCGCTACTTCGACCTGAAGGCCGACGTGACGCCCGGGCTGGTGAATTTCACCGACGCCGACGGTGCGCGCCTTGCGGTCGGCAGCACGGAAAAGGCGGGCGACCAGGTGCCCTTCGACCTCGGCGACAAGACCTACGGCGTTTCCCCCGCCGACCTTGAAACGCTGGAGAGTGCAGGCAAGGTGACGGCCCTGCCGATCACAGCCAACGAGCGCATCGCCCTGATGACCGAGTGGCTCGACACCCGCCCCTTCGGACCCGGCATCGACTGGGAATGGACCGGCGACCAGGAGGATCAGGCCGAGAGCCAGGCCTTCCTGCAGTCTGCCTTTGCCGGCGCGCTGGGGCTGATGTTCATCATCCTGCTCGCCCAGTTCAACAGCTTCTACAACTCCGTTCTGGTGCTGCTGGCCGTCATCATGTCGGTGGCGGGCGTGCTCTGGGGCATGATCGTCATGGGGCAGTACTTCTCCATCATCATGACCGGCACCGGGATCGTGGCACTCGCCGGGATCGTGGTGAACAACAACATCGTGCTGATCGACACCTATCAGGAATACGCGCGCTACATGCCGCGGCTGGAGGCGATCACCCGAACCGCCGAGGACCGCATCCGCCCGGTGCTGCTGACCACGATCACCACCATGGCGGGCCTCGCGCCGATGATGTTCGGTCTCAGCCTCGACTTCTTCGCGGGCGGCTATTCCATCGACAGCCCCACCGCACTCTGGTGGAAGAACCTCGCCACGGCGGTTGTCTTCGGCCTGGGCATCGCGACCGTCCTGACGCTGGTCTTCACCCCCTCGATGCTGGCGATCCGCATCTGGTTCACGACCTACGTGAAATGGTTCGCCCGCCTGCTCGCACGCCTGTCCTTCGGACGCGGCAGCCGCATCGCCCGCGACTGGGCCCTCGCCCGCGAGGCAAAGCGCATAAAGGCCCCCGAGATCCTGTGGGAAGAGATCGACCGCCCTGCCCCGTCCCGGGATCCGGCAACCGACGACCCACAACTCGACTTGCCCCTGCGCGCGGCAGAGTGA
- a CDS encoding DUF2256 domain-containing protein codes for MAKAVKKRDLPVKTCATCGLPFVWRKKWAKVWDDVRYCSERCRRQRTV; via the coding sequence ATGGCGAAGGCCGTGAAGAAACGCGATCTGCCGGTGAAGACATGCGCCACTTGCGGGCTGCCTTTCGTGTGGCGGAAGAAGTGGGCGAAGGTCTGGGACGATGTCCGCTACTGCTCGGAGCGGTGCAGGCGGCAGAGGACGGTTTGA